A stretch of DNA from Mycolicibacterium celeriflavum:
GACCGAGGGCGAGGACGGACCGGAATACTGATGCGGGCGAAGAAGTTTCGCGCGACCGCCGTGGCAGCCGCCCTGGTGGGTTGGAGCTTCGTCGCGCCCAGGGTGCGCTTTCATCCGATTGCGAACGCCGCGTTGGGCACCGGCCTCTACGCGCTCGCCCGTCCCCCGCTGGGGCTGCGTCCGCCCGCACTGTGGTCCGGCCTGCGCCATGGGCTGGCCGCGGGTGCGGTGATCGCGCTGGGCGTGGCGGCGGCGACCGCGGTCCCGTCGGTGCGACGTGGAATGGCCGCGCGCGAACTGCCCGACCGTCCGGTGCGGTGGCTGGCGTTCGACATTCCGGTCGGCACCGTCTGGCCCGAGGAAGTCGCCTACCGGGCGACGCTGGGCAGCGCCGCCGAGACCGCGTTCGAACGTGCAGGCGGGCGATTTCTGCAGTCGGTGGCGTTCGGTCTGTGGCACATCATGGATGCGCGCCTCACCCGCAACCCGGTGTTGGGCACGGTCCTTCTCACCGGCGTTGCGGGCTGGGCGTTCGGATGGCTGCATGCGCGCTCGGGCAGCCTCGCCGCGCCGATGCTGGCCCATCTGGCCGCCAACGAGGCCGCGGCGTTGGCGGCACTTGCCGTTCAGCGGCGCATAGAGTCCCGGGCATGAGCACCGCCGAGCGCGACCGTTCGCGCACCTTCGTCGTGACCGGAGCCGCGTCGGGCATCGGCCTGGCCACCACCAGGCGCCTGCTCGCAGGCGGTGGAACCGTGATCGGCGCCGACTTGGCACAGCCACCGGAGAAACTGGGCGACCGCTTCGAGTTCGTCACCGCCGACATCACCGATGAGGCCGCGGTGGCATCGGTGTTCGCCGCGGTGCGCGGGCGCCTCGACGGCGTCGTGCACTCGGCCGGAGTTGCCGGCGGCGGGCCGGTGCACCTGCTCGACCGCGCCGAGTGGGACCGCGTGATCGAGGTCAACCTCACCGGAACGTTCCTGGTGGCCAAGGCCGCGGTCGCGAAGATGATCGAGCAACCGCGCGTCGACGGCGAGCGTGGGTCGATCGTCACCCTGGCCAGCGTCGAGGGTCTGGAGGGCACCGCCGGCGGCAGCAGCTACAACGCCGCCAAGGGTGGTGTCGTGCTGCTCACCAAGAACATCGCCGTCGACTACGGCCCGAGCGGTATCCGCGCGAA
This window harbors:
- a CDS encoding Rv0804 family intramembrane glutamic endopeptidase, which encodes MRAKKFRATAVAAALVGWSFVAPRVRFHPIANAALGTGLYALARPPLGLRPPALWSGLRHGLAAGAVIALGVAAATAVPSVRRGMAARELPDRPVRWLAFDIPVGTVWPEEVAYRATLGSAAETAFERAGGRFLQSVAFGLWHIMDARLTRNPVLGTVLLTGVAGWAFGWLHARSGSLAAPMLAHLAANEAAALAALAVQRRIESRA
- a CDS encoding SDR family NAD(P)-dependent oxidoreductase, translated to MSTAERDRSRTFVVTGAASGIGLATTRRLLAGGGTVIGADLAQPPEKLGDRFEFVTADITDEAAVASVFAAVRGRLDGVVHSAGVAGGGPVHLLDRAEWDRVIEVNLTGTFLVAKAAVAKMIEQPRVDGERGSIVTLASVEGLEGTAGGSSYNAAKGGVVLLTKNIAVDYGPSGIRANAVCPGFIDTPMLASVMGLEGMEGPLRSITEEHALQRRGRPDEIAAVAAFLVSADASFVTGQAIAVDGGYTAGRDHGVVKLFGFPD